The sequence TTTTTAACTTAATGCCTATTGCCTATCAGCTCCAGTATTTCTGTGACGTTGGATGCGGACATTCTCAAATACCTCCTTCTACTACCCCTATCCACTCATGACTTTTTATTCTTTCAATCAAACTCATGATTGCCCTATCTGCCTTGATTGCTTCATATACCCTCTCAATCGTCTCCATGTTCTCCCCCTCAAGCGCTTCAAGCTCTCTTTCTTCATCAGGAGTCAAATCCCCTTCAATTTGCTTCTTTTTTCAGTAAAGCTCTGCCCAGCGGTCGTATTTAACAAATGTATCGCATCTTTTACCCTTCAGTTTTTGCGTCAACCCTTGCGTCAACCTTTGCGTCAACCTATTTGAGCACATAGTAAATAGCCTTACCGCTACCTCTCCTCTCAATAATATCCTGTTCTATCAATTTCTTTATCTCTTTATAAGCAGCTTGCCTTGAGATTTTAAATGTTTTCTGGATATCTCCAGAACTAATTTGTCCATTTCTCTGTATAAACTCTACTATCTTCATTTGTCTTTCTGTTAGCGCTATCTGTCCCTTCTCTCTCTGTTTTTGCCTTTCAAGGGAGAGTTGTAGAACCCTTTCTTTCACACGCAGTATAGAGACTCTCACACCTTCAAGGAAGTATTCAAGCCATTGAGTCAAATCAAGGGTCTTCTGATTTACTGATTTCAAGGCGGAATAATATGCAATTCTGTCGCTATCATAATAATCATCAAGAGTAAAGAACCGCTTTACATCAAATTCATGTATATAAAGTATAAGGGTGGCGAGTGCCCTTGCGCATCTTCCGTTTCCATCCACAAATGGATGGATTCTCACAAATTCATAATGAGAGATTCCTGCTATAATAACAGGATGGAGTTTCGAAGACTCTTTAGAATTCAGCCACGTCAAAAATTCTTCCATTAAAATTGGGACCTCATTTGATGGCGGTGGTGTAAATATTATCTCCCCAGTTATTTTATTTCCTACATACACCTGAATATCTCTATATTTCCCTTCCCATTCAGGATTTTCAAGTGTTTCCTTAGTTATATCCCTGTGCAATTTC comes from Methanophagales archaeon and encodes:
- a CDS encoding Fic family protein, yielding MFEPKFNYTHKIVNNLVEITSARELILNAYLVPKWEISLRREALIRAAHASTAIEGNPLSLEEVSKLAKGRKVTATRRTKQEVLNYLNVLENIEKYQEAGEIKETHILKLHRDITKETLENPEWEGKYRDIQVYVGNKITGEIIFTPPPSNEVPILMEEFLTWLNSKESSKLHPVIIAGISHYEFVRIHPFVDGNGRCARALATLILYIHEFDVKRFFTLDDYYDSDRIAYYSALKSVNQKTLDLTQWLEYFLEGVRVSILRVKERVLQLSLERQKQREKGQIALTERQMKIVEFIQRNGQISSGDIQKTFKISRQAAYKEIKKLIEQDIIERRGSGKAIYYVLK